In Cynocephalus volans isolate mCynVol1 chromosome 3, mCynVol1.pri, whole genome shotgun sequence, one DNA window encodes the following:
- the LOC134373759 gene encoding V-type proton ATPase 16 kDa proteolipid subunit c-like: MSKRRTNCKYGLFFIMGTSAAMVFSTLSSTYGTANRGTGIVAMSAMLPELIMKSIMPMVMASIIAISGLAMAVLIVNSLNDSTSLYKSLLQLGAGLSVGLSGLAAGFAIRTAGCAGVQGTSQQPQLFVGMILILIFSHSAWPLHSH, translated from the coding sequence ATGTCCAAGAGAAGGACCAACTGCAAATATGGTTTGTTCTTCATCATGGGCACCTCGGCTGCCATGGTCTTCAGCACCTTGAGTTCCACCTATGGCACAGCCAATAGAGGCACTGGTATTGTGGCCATGTCCGCCATGCTGCCAGAGCTGATCATGAAGTCCATCATGCCTATGGTCATGGCTAGTATTATCGCCATCTCCGGCCTGGCGATGGCAGTCCTCATTGTGAACTCTCTGAATGACAGCACCAGCCTCTACAAGAGTTTGCTCCAATTGGGCGCTGGCCTGAGTGTGGGCCTGAGTGGCCTGGCAGCCGGCTTTGCTATCCGCACTGCTGGGTGTGCTGGTGTGCAGGGCACttcccagcagccccagctgTTTGTGGGCATGATCCTGATCCTCATCTTCAGCCATAGTGCTTGGCCTCTACACTCTCATTGA